Part of the Motacilla alba alba isolate MOTALB_02 chromosome Z, Motacilla_alba_V1.0_pri, whole genome shotgun sequence genome, TTGCAGTAAACCATGACATTTGTGGAATAAATATTCTCTGATGGCATTGCTTCCTAAAACTTTATGCTTCTCCTACGTGTACAAATCTTGCCTTAGTGAAAGAGAAAGACTGCTGTAGTGCAGTTGGGCAGCAGGGTTACATGCACTGAAACAGAGATGCAGTATGATAAGTTGATTTGTAGAGATTGTAAAGTAATTATGCAGCCTTTAGGGTTAGAGTTTGTGAGAACTACTTGAGCTTTATcgtgtaattttttttttttttttttttttgcaaagggTACTGCCCGCAGAAAGAAGAAGGTTGTTCACAGGACAGCTACAGCAGATGAtaaaaaacttcagttttcattgAAGAAACTGGGAGTCAACAATATTTCTGGAATTGAAGAGGTAATTgcttcaaagggaaaaaaaagatatatttaaatagaaaatctaataaaatcaattttctgGTAAGTAACATAGCTCTTAAACTTGTCTGTAAATGATCAACAGGTCTTCCTGGAGCTTtaagaattttaatttcctgttaaATTGAAAAATCCTGTTAGACTGCTTcaaatactggatttttttttcttgcaggtAAACATGTTTACCAATCAAGGAACAGTCATTCACTTCAATAACCCAAAAGTTCAAGCATCTCTGGCTGCTAACACTTTCACTATCACCGGCCATGCTGAGACAAAGCAGCTGACAGAAATGCTGCCTAGCATCCTAAACCAGCTCGGAGCTGACAGTCTGACCAGCCTCAGGAGATTGGCAGAAGCCCTACCCAAGCAATGTAGGTTGAAACTTGAATGTGTTTCATGCTGGCAGCTGACATGAGGCTTATTTCTGTAGCAGCAGTGCCCTCCTGTTGTCTGCAAGCATGTTATAAAATGcttataaagaaacaaaaaccttaAAATCAATTTTACTTATAGCTCAAACCCAATGGCAAGTATGACTCAGTAAAGCGAAGTCACCTGTTAGTGTGTCTTACAGCTGGGTTAGCACCCGAAAACTGTAGCCAGACTTGATTTTCCGGTACTTCCTTCTTGATATGGCTGCCATATTTTGACATATCTTGTTCATTATAGCTGGGTGGATTAATTACTCTGTAAGTGTTAGGTTTTAAAGAAGGATAAACTTGAATATATCTCTTGAcacttggaatggaaaatgtaattaatgGGGAGAGGGGCATAACAGATACCTTCCGATTGCTTTTCTCCCTCACAGATGTGGTGAAGGTATTTCTTTGAAGGTGAAAGCTTTTTGATAACTAGGAAGAAATTACAGGGTATTTATGAGGAAGTACATTATAATTTC contains:
- the BTF3 gene encoding transcription factor BTF3; this encodes MKETIMNQEKLAKLQAQVRIGGKGTARRKKKVVHRTATADDKKLQFSLKKLGVNNISGIEEVNMFTNQGTVIHFNNPKVQASLAANTFTITGHAETKQLTEMLPSILNQLGADSLTSLRRLAEALPKQSVDGKAPLATGEDDDDEVPDLVENFDEASKNEAN